Proteins encoded together in one Coffea arabica cultivar ET-39 chromosome 2c, Coffea Arabica ET-39 HiFi, whole genome shotgun sequence window:
- the LOC113724964 gene encoding protein SAR DEFICIENT 4-like, with the protein MPPSIFSIRLPLLNSPTISMAAKQYQVDLTSTITPPIYISTQTLHSLLTHKSLITHLQSALPTVSATIQSPVRQAHQTSPFSSLLLMPSWSLSPALPYIGVKLVTFHPNNSTLNLRGVHASYVLFHSLTGQTLASIDATELTVYRTSCVSALASQYLSRKDSETFVMIGAGSLAPHLIKAHLTVRPSLKRVIIWNRSFEKAKTLVEKLNGEGRLEGVCLEASNASLEEVVRLGDIVSCATSSETPLVKGVELKVGAHLDLVGSFQHSMRECDDEAIRRGRVFIDNEAALVEAGELVGAFQRGVITRDDIVGDLVELINGEKEIGRRDSEEITVFKSVGSAVVDLLSAQLVYETRINNQNSSLHV; encoded by the coding sequence ATGCCTCCTAGTATCTTCTCAATTCGCCTGCCACTTCTCAATTCGCCAACCATTTCCATGGCTGCCAAGCAATATCAAGTTGATCTCACCTCAACCATCACGCCGCCGATCTACATCTCGACACAGACCCTTCATTCCCTTCTCACCCACAAATCCCTCATCACCCACCTTCAGTCCGCCCTCCCCACCGTTTCCGCCACCATCCAATCCCCAGTTCGCCAAGCTCACCAAACAAGCCCTTTCTCCTCTCTCCTCCTCATGCCGTCCTGGTCTCTCTCCCCTGCTCTTCCTTACATCGGAGTCAAGCTTGTCACCTTCCACCCCAACAACTCCACCCTCAACTTACGCGGAGTTCACGCAAGTTATGTGCTCTTCCACTCCCTCACCGGCCAAACCTTGGCTTCCATCGATGCCACTGAACTAACCGTTTACCGCACTTCTTGCGTTTCTGCTTTAGCTTCACAATACTTATCCAGAAAAGACTCGGAGACCTTTGTGATGATAGGTGCTGGTTCTTTAGCACCCCATTTGATCAAAGCTCATTTGACTGTAAGGCCAAGTCTTAAGAGAGTGATAATATGGAACAGAAGCTTCGAAAAAGCGAAAACTTTGGTTGAGAAGTTGAACGGTGAAGGTCGACTTGAAGGGGTCTGTCTCGAGGCGAGTAACGCGTCCTTGGAGGAGGTGGTGAGGCTAGGAGATATAGTGAGCTGTGCCACGAGTTCGGAGACGCCATTGGTGAAAGGAGTGGAGTTGAAGGTTGGAGCCCATTTGGATTTGGTGGGATCGTTTCAGCATTCTATGAGGGAGTGCGATGATGAGGCCATAAGGAGGGGGAGAGTGTTCATCGATAATGAGGCAGCCCTGGTGGAGGCTGGGGAGTTGGTGGGTGCATTCCAGAGGGGGGTGATCACAAGGGATGATATTGTGGGGGACTTGGTGGAGTTGATCAACGGAGAGAAGGAAATTGGGAGGAGGGATTCCGAGGAGATTACAGTGTTCAAATCAGTTGGTTCTGCCGTTGTGGATCTTCTCAGTGCACAGCTGGTGTATGAGACTCGCATCAACAATCAAAACTCCTCCCTCCATGTATGA
- the LOC113724961 gene encoding uncharacterized protein At3g49140 isoform X2: MLMLEPPAAAVLLSRRSFDPIIPRRLPHSATFFISRNKYSKLRDHSCPGNSSSCASRRNGIRASAKEQPNCSGSGSGSGPVKQNAKPLRYHPFEEIAESELNANGEARLTPAETTRTLIEQVIIGLDTAEMLSEIELLGQSEIDFGIDEFDDEDSDVDDEDGEDEGEDDNGYEKDWVAIIDNDEDQDEDSDGSLGDWAKLETMRSSHPMYFAKKLSEAASDDPIDFMDQPPAGLAIQGLLRPAFVEEHAVIQKHITDNQIIEDNTDQITKMEGHKENEIIQINGHKHEHGSAQEGINRVEELESDETPGNGTSFYKLEMVKIQLISAHGNQNFVEIEDFRRARPDAIAHSAAKIISRLKAGGEKTTQALKSLCWRCKGIQVEEVALIGVDSIGFDLRVCSGTQVQTLRFAFNKRASSEYSAERQLNHLLFPRANHKLQQKKEAHQTEL; encoded by the exons ATGCTGATGCTCGAACCCCCCGCCGCGGCCGTCCTTCTCTCCCGCCGTAGCTTCGATCCCATCATTCCTCGTCGCCTTCCTCACTCGGCTACCTTTTTCATCTCCCG GAACAAGTACAGCAAATTGAGGGATCATTCATGCCCGGGAAACTCAAGCAGCTGCGCCTCCAGACGAAATGGGATTCGAGCGTCCGCAAAAGAGCAGCCCAATtgttctggttctggttctggttcagGGCCCGTGAAACAGAATGCCAAGCCCCTGAGATATCATCCGTTTGAGGAAATTGCGGAGTCAGAGCTGAATGCAAATGGGGAGGCTAGGCTTACCCCTGCTGAAACCACTAGGACCTTGATTGAG CAAGTCATTATTGGGTTAGACACTGCAGAAATGCTCAGTGAGATTGAGTTACTTGGTCAATCAGAAATTGACTTTGGCATTGATGAATTTGACGATGAAGATAGTGatgttgatgatgaagatggcGAAGACGAGGGTGAGGATGACAACGGTTATGAGAAG GACTGGGTTGCCATAATTGACAATGATGAAGATCAGGATGAGGATTCTGATGGATCACTTGGAGACTGGGCTAAATTGGAGACCATGCGCTCTTCTCATCCAATGTATTTTGCTAAAAAGTTATCTGAG GCTGCATCAGATGATCCCATAGATTTTATGGACCAGCCACCTGCTGGCCTTGCTATTCAAGGCCTTCTAAGACCTGCATTTGTTGAAGAACATGCTGTGATCCAGAAACACATTACTGACAATCAAATTATTGAGGATAATACTGATCAGATTACCAAAATGGAAGGGCATAAAGAAAATGAGATTATTCAAATTAATGGTCACAAACATGAACATGGATCAGCTCAGGAAGGGATCAATAGGGTTGAGGAATTGGAGAGTGATGAAACTCCAGGAAATGGAACTTCGTTTTACAAACTAGAGATGGTGAAAATCCAGCTAATTTCAGCGCATGGAAACCAA AATTTTGTTGAAATAGAAGACTTTAGGAGAGCAAGACCTGATGCAATTGCACATTCGGCTGCCAAAATCATCAGTCGTCTGAAAGCTGGTGGAGAAAAGACTACACAAGCTCTTAAATCACTTTGTTGGAGATGCAAGGGTATTCAAGTGGAG GAGGTTGCTCTCATTGGTGTAGATAGCATTGGTTTTGACTTGAGAGTTTGCTCTGGAACACAAGTTCAAACACTGCGATTTGCATTTAACAAAAGG GCCTCCTCTGAATATAGTGCTGAAAGGCAACTCAATCACCTGCTGTTTCCGAGGGCCAACCACAAGCTCCAACAGAAGAAAGAAGCTCACCAGACTGAATTATAA
- the LOC113724961 gene encoding uncharacterized protein At3g49140 isoform X1, whose amino-acid sequence MLMLEPPAAAVLLSRRSFDPIIPRRLPHSATFFISRNKYSKLRDHSCPGNSSSCASRRNGIRASAKEQPNCSGSGSGSGPVKQNAKPLRYHPFEEIAESELNANGEARLTPAETTRTLIEVNSKATLMFSSLVNEQVHENIFWPDMPYVTDEHGNIYFQVKHDEDILQTLSSDDNLVQVIIGLDTAEMLSEIELLGQSEIDFGIDEFDDEDSDVDDEDGEDEGEDDNGYEKDWVAIIDNDEDQDEDSDGSLGDWAKLETMRSSHPMYFAKKLSEAASDDPIDFMDQPPAGLAIQGLLRPAFVEEHAVIQKHITDNQIIEDNTDQITKMEGHKENEIIQINGHKHEHGSAQEGINRVEELESDETPGNGTSFYKLEMVKIQLISAHGNQNFVEIEDFRRARPDAIAHSAAKIISRLKAGGEKTTQALKSLCWRCKGIQVEEVALIGVDSIGFDLRVCSGTQVQTLRFAFNKRASSEYSAERQLNHLLFPRANHKLQQKKEAHQTEL is encoded by the exons ATGCTGATGCTCGAACCCCCCGCCGCGGCCGTCCTTCTCTCCCGCCGTAGCTTCGATCCCATCATTCCTCGTCGCCTTCCTCACTCGGCTACCTTTTTCATCTCCCG GAACAAGTACAGCAAATTGAGGGATCATTCATGCCCGGGAAACTCAAGCAGCTGCGCCTCCAGACGAAATGGGATTCGAGCGTCCGCAAAAGAGCAGCCCAATtgttctggttctggttctggttcagGGCCCGTGAAACAGAATGCCAAGCCCCTGAGATATCATCCGTTTGAGGAAATTGCGGAGTCAGAGCTGAATGCAAATGGGGAGGCTAGGCTTACCCCTGCTGAAACCACTAGGACCTTGATTGAG GTAAACAGCAAAGCCACCCTTATGTTTTCGAGTTTAGTTAATGAACAAGTCCATGAGAATATTTTCTGGCCGGATATGCCTTACGTGACTGATGAGCATGGAA ATATTTACTTTCAAGTAAAGCATGATGAAGACATTCTGCAAACTCTGTCGAGCGATGACAACCTCGTG CAAGTCATTATTGGGTTAGACACTGCAGAAATGCTCAGTGAGATTGAGTTACTTGGTCAATCAGAAATTGACTTTGGCATTGATGAATTTGACGATGAAGATAGTGatgttgatgatgaagatggcGAAGACGAGGGTGAGGATGACAACGGTTATGAGAAG GACTGGGTTGCCATAATTGACAATGATGAAGATCAGGATGAGGATTCTGATGGATCACTTGGAGACTGGGCTAAATTGGAGACCATGCGCTCTTCTCATCCAATGTATTTTGCTAAAAAGTTATCTGAG GCTGCATCAGATGATCCCATAGATTTTATGGACCAGCCACCTGCTGGCCTTGCTATTCAAGGCCTTCTAAGACCTGCATTTGTTGAAGAACATGCTGTGATCCAGAAACACATTACTGACAATCAAATTATTGAGGATAATACTGATCAGATTACCAAAATGGAAGGGCATAAAGAAAATGAGATTATTCAAATTAATGGTCACAAACATGAACATGGATCAGCTCAGGAAGGGATCAATAGGGTTGAGGAATTGGAGAGTGATGAAACTCCAGGAAATGGAACTTCGTTTTACAAACTAGAGATGGTGAAAATCCAGCTAATTTCAGCGCATGGAAACCAA AATTTTGTTGAAATAGAAGACTTTAGGAGAGCAAGACCTGATGCAATTGCACATTCGGCTGCCAAAATCATCAGTCGTCTGAAAGCTGGTGGAGAAAAGACTACACAAGCTCTTAAATCACTTTGTTGGAGATGCAAGGGTATTCAAGTGGAG GAGGTTGCTCTCATTGGTGTAGATAGCATTGGTTTTGACTTGAGAGTTTGCTCTGGAACACAAGTTCAAACACTGCGATTTGCATTTAACAAAAGG GCCTCCTCTGAATATAGTGCTGAAAGGCAACTCAATCACCTGCTGTTTCCGAGGGCCAACCACAAGCTCCAACAGAAGAAAGAAGCTCACCAGACTGAATTATAA